One Bradyrhizobium manausense DNA segment encodes these proteins:
- a CDS encoding CaiB/BaiF CoA transferase family protein, translated as MGPLKGIKVVDMTTVLMGPYATQMLGDYGADVIKVESLDGDVTRLIGPTRHAGMGPVFLNTNRSKRSICLDLKKPAGREAVLRLLKDADVLVYNVRPQAMARLQLGYDVVSELNPRLVYAGVFGFGQDGPYAAKPAYDDLIQGATALPALMAQTGDGVPRYVPNALVDRIVGLTAVGAICASLVHRDGTGRGQRVDIPMFETMAGFVMGDHMGGLTYEPPLDKGGYARHLSRDRRPYKTSDGYLSVIVYNDKQWENFFKATGRDDLRADPKFATFAGRAANIDVVYAELARIFETRNTAEWIELLTKADVPVMPMHDLASILHDEHLEATGFFPVVNHPTEGQIRSMKVTATWSETEAEPVRLAPRLNEHGAEILREIGYSRDEIAAMVRDGVTRSAPE; from the coding sequence ATGGGGCCGCTGAAGGGCATCAAGGTCGTCGACATGACCACCGTGCTGATGGGGCCCTATGCGACCCAGATGCTTGGCGATTACGGTGCCGACGTGATCAAGGTGGAATCGCTCGACGGCGACGTCACCCGCCTGATCGGCCCGACGCGCCATGCGGGGATGGGCCCGGTGTTCCTCAACACCAACCGCAGCAAGCGCTCGATCTGCCTTGACCTCAAGAAGCCCGCGGGGCGCGAGGCCGTGCTGCGGCTGCTGAAGGACGCCGACGTGCTCGTCTACAACGTCCGCCCGCAGGCGATGGCGCGGCTTCAGCTCGGCTACGATGTCGTCTCGGAGCTCAATCCGCGCCTGGTCTATGCCGGCGTGTTCGGTTTTGGTCAGGATGGGCCTTATGCGGCAAAGCCCGCTTATGACGATCTGATCCAGGGCGCCACGGCGCTCCCCGCGCTGATGGCGCAGACCGGCGACGGCGTGCCCCGCTACGTGCCGAACGCGCTGGTCGACCGCATCGTCGGCCTCACCGCCGTCGGAGCGATCTGTGCCAGCCTCGTGCACCGCGACGGCACCGGCCGCGGCCAGCGCGTCGACATCCCGATGTTCGAGACCATGGCGGGCTTCGTCATGGGCGACCACATGGGCGGGCTCACCTACGAGCCGCCGCTCGACAAGGGCGGCTATGCCCGCCACCTCTCGCGCGACCGCAGGCCGTACAAGACTTCGGACGGCTATCTCAGCGTCATCGTCTACAACGACAAGCAGTGGGAGAATTTCTTCAAGGCGACGGGGCGTGACGACCTGCGCGCCGATCCCAAATTCGCGACCTTCGCCGGCCGTGCCGCCAATATCGACGTCGTCTATGCCGAGCTCGCCCGCATTTTCGAGACGCGCAACACGGCCGAGTGGATCGAGCTGCTGACCAAGGCCGACGTGCCTGTGATGCCGATGCACGATCTCGCATCGATCCTGCACGACGAGCATCTGGAAGCGACCGGCTTCTTCCCGGTCGTGAACCATCCGACCGAGGGTCAGATCCGCAGCATGAAGGTGACGGCGACGTGGTCGGAGACCGAGGCTGAGCCGGTGCGTTTGGCACCGCGGCTCAACGAGCACGGTGCGGAGATTTTGCGCGAGATCGGCTACTCCCGAGACGAGATCGCCGCGATGGTCCGCGACGGCGTTACGCGCTCGGCGCCGGAGTAG
- a CDS encoding sugar kinase yields the protein MASVACIGECMVELRQAQGGSAGQGGGLFSRGFGGDTLNTAVYLARLEVKVDYLTALGDDGMSEEMIAAWNAEGVGTRRVVRLPGKLPGLYMIQLDANGERQFFHWRDSAAARQLMSLPETDELLNSLLSYDIVYLSAITLSIYDAAGRDRLFAAIKRARLLGTRFVFDTNFRARGWPDRDLAREVFATAFAAADIVLTSTEDLLALYPGDSREQLMARIPTPELVFRLAEPVSMLRFPGVTYEVRAEPMTKPVVDTTAAGDSFAAAYIAARLGGSDPIEAAQAGHRLASLVICYPGAIIPGYAMPPKKRHRPATTRQATK from the coding sequence ATGGCGAGCGTTGCTTGCATCGGTGAATGCATGGTCGAGCTCCGGCAGGCTCAAGGCGGGTCCGCCGGGCAGGGCGGCGGCCTGTTCTCGCGGGGCTTCGGTGGTGACACCCTCAACACGGCGGTGTACCTGGCGCGGCTCGAGGTCAAGGTCGACTATCTCACCGCGCTCGGCGACGACGGCATGAGCGAGGAGATGATCGCGGCCTGGAACGCCGAGGGCGTCGGCACGCGGCGCGTCGTGCGCTTGCCGGGCAAGCTGCCCGGCCTTTACATGATCCAGCTGGACGCCAATGGCGAGCGCCAGTTCTTCCACTGGCGCGACAGCGCGGCGGCGCGCCAGCTGATGAGCCTGCCGGAGACCGACGAGCTGCTCAACTCGCTCCTCAGCTACGACATCGTCTATCTCTCCGCGATCACGCTCTCGATCTACGACGCGGCCGGGCGTGATCGCCTGTTCGCGGCGATCAAGCGCGCTCGCCTGCTCGGCACCCGCTTCGTGTTCGACACAAATTTTCGCGCCCGCGGCTGGCCGGACCGCGATCTCGCGCGCGAGGTGTTTGCCACGGCGTTTGCTGCAGCCGACATAGTCCTGACCTCGACCGAGGATCTGCTTGCGCTCTATCCCGGTGACAGCCGTGAGCAGTTGATGGCGCGCATCCCGACGCCCGAGCTGGTTTTCCGCCTTGCCGAGCCTGTCAGCATGCTGCGCTTCCCTGGGGTTACCTATGAGGTCCGAGCCGAACCCATGACGAAGCCGGTCGTTGATACCACCGCGGCCGGCGATAGCTTCGCTGCCGCCTATATCGCGGCCCGGCTCGGCGGTTCCGATCCGATCGAGGCCGCCCAGGCCGGGCATCGCCTCGCGAGCCTCGTGATCTGCTATCCCGGCGCCATCATTCCGGGCTATGCCATGCCGCCCAAGAAGCGGCACCGGCCGGCGACCACGCGTCAAGCGACCAAGTAA
- a CDS encoding carbohydrate ABC transporter permease, with product MTTVDDQSVGMDYLESFPKKFLRVYLPLGLIVVFLLFPFYWMAVTTFKPDAEMYDYEKYNPFLIAHPTLEHIHKLFLETDYPQWMWNTVVVSVSSTFISLFASVCAAYAIERLRYKGSRYVGLAIFLGYLVPPSILFIPLAAIVFQLGLFDGNLALILTYPTFLIPFCTWLLMGYFRTIPYELEECALIDGATRLQILTKITLPLSLPGVISAGIFAFTLSWNEFIYALTFISSSENKTIPVGAITELVNGDVYHWGALMAAALTGSVPVVILYSFFVEYYVSAMTGAVKE from the coding sequence ATGACGACCGTAGACGACCAAAGCGTCGGAATGGACTATCTGGAGAGCTTCCCGAAGAAGTTCCTGCGCGTCTACCTCCCGCTCGGCCTGATCGTGGTCTTCCTGCTGTTTCCGTTCTACTGGATGGCGGTGACGACGTTCAAACCCGATGCGGAGATGTACGATTACGAGAAGTACAATCCGTTCCTGATCGCGCATCCGACGCTCGAGCATATCCATAAGCTGTTCCTTGAGACCGACTATCCGCAATGGATGTGGAACACCGTGGTCGTCTCGGTGTCCTCGACCTTCATCTCGCTGTTCGCGAGCGTCTGCGCGGCCTACGCGATCGAGCGTTTGCGCTACAAGGGTTCGCGCTATGTGGGCCTGGCGATCTTCCTCGGCTATCTCGTCCCGCCGTCCATCCTGTTCATTCCGCTGGCCGCGATCGTCTTCCAGCTCGGCCTGTTCGACGGCAATCTGGCGCTGATCCTGACCTATCCGACCTTCCTGATCCCGTTCTGCACCTGGCTGTTGATGGGCTATTTCCGCACCATCCCCTACGAGCTGGAGGAATGCGCGCTGATCGACGGGGCGACGCGGCTGCAGATCCTGACCAAGATCACGCTGCCGCTGTCGCTACCGGGTGTGATCTCGGCGGGTATCTTCGCCTTCACCTTGTCCTGGAACGAGTTCATCTACGCGCTGACCTTCATCTCCTCCTCGGAGAACAAGACCATTCCGGTCGGCGCCATCACCGAACTCGTCAATGGCGACGTCTACCATTGGGGCGCCCTGATGGCGGCGGCCCTGACCGGCTCGGTCCCCGTAGTTATCCTTTATTCCTTCTTCGTAGAGTACTATGTGTCGGCGATGACCGGCGCCGTGAAGGAATGA
- the eda gene encoding bifunctional 4-hydroxy-2-oxoglutarate aldolase/2-dehydro-3-deoxy-phosphogluconate aldolase, with amino-acid sequence MPTTAQQNHLVALFKAATVIPVLTIERIQDAVPLARALVAGGVRTLEVTMRTPVAIEAARAMMAEVPEAVVGIGTILNPVDFTRVEKLGVAFGISPGLTPDLLKVASHSSLPFAPGIATASELMMALSYGFDVAKFFPAEQAGGISGLRSLRGPFPNVRFCPTGGVGEANAATWLAEPNVVAVGGSWLCPTAEIKAGNWAGITAICQRTLRALKPA; translated from the coding sequence ATGCCCACGACCGCCCAGCAGAACCATCTCGTCGCGCTGTTCAAGGCCGCGACCGTCATTCCCGTCCTCACCATCGAGCGTATCCAGGATGCGGTGCCGCTGGCGCGTGCGCTGGTTGCCGGCGGCGTCCGCACGCTGGAGGTGACCATGCGCACCCCCGTCGCGATCGAGGCCGCGAGGGCGATGATGGCCGAGGTCCCCGAAGCAGTCGTCGGCATCGGCACGATTCTCAATCCGGTCGATTTCACCCGTGTCGAGAAGCTTGGCGTCGCGTTTGGCATCAGCCCGGGCCTGACCCCCGATCTGCTCAAGGTCGCCTCGCACAGCTCCTTGCCGTTTGCGCCCGGCATCGCGACGGCGTCGGAACTGATGATGGCGCTGTCCTACGGCTTTGACGTCGCAAAGTTCTTCCCGGCCGAGCAGGCCGGCGGCATCAGCGGCCTGCGCTCGCTTCGCGGACCGTTCCCGAACGTGCGGTTTTGCCCGACCGGGGGCGTGGGCGAAGCCAATGCAGCGACTTGGCTTGCCGAGCCCAATGTGGTCGCGGTCGGTGGTTCCTGGCTGTGCCCGACGGCCGAGATCAAGGCCGGGAACTGGGCCGGCATAACTGCCATCTGCCAGCGCACCCTCCGGGCGCTTAAACCTGCGTGA
- the denD gene encoding D-erythronate dehydrogenase has protein sequence MHILVLGAAGMVGRKLCERLLRDGRLGKSDITKLTMHDVVEPRKPEKAGFPVETVSGDFAVPGAAEKLIAGRPDVIFHLAAIVSGEAELDFDKGYRINLDGTRMLLDAVRLVGGGYKPRVVFTSSIAVFGAPFPDAIGDEFFHTPLLSYGTQKAIGELLLADYSRRGFLDGIGIRLPTICIRPGLPNKAASGFFSNILREPLAGKEAVLPVSEDVRHWHATPRSAVGFLLHAGTMDLAKVGPRRNLTMPGFSATVGEQIAALKRVAGDKVAARIKHELDPFIVGIVGGWPRNFEAKRARELGFTTEEKSFDDIIRIHIEDELGGNFVA, from the coding sequence TTGCACATTCTGGTTCTGGGCGCTGCCGGCATGGTCGGCCGCAAATTGTGTGAACGGCTGTTGCGCGACGGCCGGCTCGGCAAGAGCGACATCACCAAACTGACCATGCATGACGTGGTCGAGCCCAGGAAGCCGGAAAAGGCAGGCTTTCCCGTCGAGACCGTCTCGGGCGATTTCGCCGTCCCGGGCGCCGCGGAAAAGCTGATTGCCGGCCGCCCCGACGTGATCTTCCATCTCGCCGCGATCGTCTCCGGCGAAGCCGAGCTCGATTTCGACAAGGGTTACCGCATCAATCTCGACGGCACGCGGATGCTGCTCGACGCCGTCAGGCTGGTCGGCGGCGGCTACAAGCCCCGTGTGGTGTTCACATCCTCGATCGCCGTGTTCGGCGCGCCGTTCCCGGATGCGATCGGCGACGAGTTCTTCCATACCCCGCTGCTCAGCTACGGCACCCAGAAGGCGATCGGCGAGCTGCTGCTCGCGGATTATTCGCGCCGCGGCTTCCTCGACGGCATCGGCATCCGCCTGCCGACCATCTGCATCCGGCCCGGCCTGCCCAACAAGGCGGCATCGGGCTTCTTCTCCAACATCCTGCGCGAGCCGCTGGCCGGCAAGGAAGCGGTCCTGCCGGTCTCCGAGGACGTTCGCCACTGGCACGCCACGCCGCGCTCCGCCGTCGGCTTCCTGCTCCATGCCGGCACCATGGACCTCGCCAAGGTCGGTCCGCGCCGCAACCTGACCATGCCGGGCTTCTCGGCAACGGTCGGCGAGCAGATCGCTGCATTGAAGCGCGTCGCCGGCGACAAGGTCGCCGCGCGCATCAAGCATGAGCTCGATCCGTTCATTGTCGGCATCGTCGGCGGCTGGCCGCGCAATTTCGAGGCGAAGCGGGCGCGCGAGCTCGGCTTCACGACCGAAGAAAAATCCTTCGACGACATTATCCGCATTCACATCGAAGACGAGCTCGGCGGCAATTTCGTCGCCTGA
- a CDS encoding acetyl-CoA acetyltransferase, with the protein MTASIVGWAHTPFGKFDTETVESLVTRVANEAMADAGISASDVDEIVLGHFNAGFSAQDFTASLVLQADPKLRFKPATRVENACATGSAAVHQGLRAIAAGAAKIVLVVGVEQMTRTPGPEIGKNLLKASYLPEDGDTVGGFAGVFGKIASSYFQKYGDQSDALALIAAKNHKNGVANPFAQMRKDFGFEFCRAESEKNPYVAGPLKRTDCSLVSDGAAALVLADAETAKGMGKSIGFRATAHAQDFLPMSKRDILQFEGCTIAWQQALEKAGVTLNDLSFVETHDCFTVAELIEYEAMGLTPRGQGARAIKEGWTLKDGKLPVNPSGGLKSKGHPIGATGVSMHVMTAMQLAGQAPEGMQLKNAKLGGIFNMGGAAVANYVSVLEPLK; encoded by the coding sequence ATGACCGCCAGCATCGTCGGATGGGCGCATACGCCGTTCGGCAAGTTCGACACCGAAACCGTCGAAAGCCTCGTCACCCGCGTCGCCAATGAGGCGATGGCCGATGCCGGCATTTCGGCCTCCGACGTCGACGAGATCGTGCTCGGCCATTTCAACGCCGGCTTCTCGGCGCAGGATTTTACCGCCTCGCTGGTGCTCCAGGCCGACCCGAAGCTGCGCTTCAAGCCCGCGACCCGGGTCGAGAACGCCTGCGCCACAGGCTCCGCCGCGGTCCATCAGGGCCTGCGCGCCATCGCCGCAGGCGCAGCCAAGATCGTGCTGGTCGTCGGCGTCGAGCAGATGACCCGCACGCCGGGACCGGAGATCGGCAAGAACCTGCTCAAGGCCTCGTACCTGCCTGAGGACGGTGACACCGTCGGTGGCTTCGCCGGCGTGTTCGGCAAGATCGCAAGCTCCTATTTCCAGAAATACGGCGACCAGTCCGACGCGCTGGCGCTGATCGCCGCCAAGAACCACAAGAACGGCGTCGCCAATCCCTTCGCCCAGATGCGCAAGGATTTCGGCTTCGAGTTCTGCCGCGCCGAGAGCGAGAAGAACCCTTACGTCGCGGGCCCCCTGAAGCGCACCGATTGCTCGCTGGTTTCCGACGGCGCCGCGGCGCTGGTGCTGGCCGATGCCGAGACCGCCAAGGGCATGGGCAAGTCGATCGGCTTCCGCGCCACCGCGCATGCGCAGGACTTCCTGCCGATGTCCAAGCGCGACATCCTCCAGTTCGAGGGCTGCACGATTGCCTGGCAGCAAGCGCTGGAGAAGGCGGGCGTGACGCTCAACGACCTCTCGTTCGTCGAGACCCATGACTGCTTCACGGTTGCCGAGCTGATCGAGTACGAAGCGATGGGCCTGACACCGAGAGGGCAGGGCGCCCGCGCCATCAAGGAAGGCTGGACGCTCAAGGACGGCAAGCTCCCGGTCAATCCGTCCGGCGGTCTGAAGTCCAAGGGCCATCCGATCGGCGCCACCGGCGTCTCGATGCATGTGATGACTGCGATGCAGCTCGCAGGCCAGGCCCCCGAGGGCATGCAGCTCAAGAACGCCAAGCTCGGCGGCATCTTCAACATGGGCGGCGCGGCCGTGGCGAATTACGTATCGGTGCTCGAGCCACTGAAGTAG
- a CDS encoding carbohydrate ABC transporter permease gives MAVMAEPVAAQVKRSSLWSRAFESRNFLGAMFMVPAIAILILFLAYPLALGFWLGMTDTKIGGVGRYIGFQNFVSLSKDSVFWLSVFNTIFYTVFASIVKFAIGLYLALLLNERLPFKSMLRAIVLLPFVVPTVLSAIAFWWIYDSQFSIISWVLIKAGLLTHYIDFLGDPWNARWSVVLANIWRGVPFVAITLLAGLQTISPSLYEAANLDGATNMQRFRHITLPMLSPIIAVVMTFSVLMTFTDFQLIYTITRGGPINATHLMATLSFQRAITGGNLGEGAAISNAMIPFLVAAILLSFFGLQRSRWQQGGRD, from the coding sequence ATGGCGGTTATGGCCGAGCCCGTCGCTGCGCAGGTGAAGCGCAGCAGCTTGTGGAGCAGGGCGTTCGAAAGCCGAAATTTTCTCGGCGCCATGTTCATGGTGCCGGCGATCGCCATCCTGATCCTGTTTCTGGCTTACCCGCTGGCGCTGGGCTTCTGGCTCGGGATGACCGACACCAAGATCGGCGGCGTCGGCCGTTACATCGGCTTCCAGAACTTCGTCTCGCTGTCCAAGGACAGCGTGTTCTGGCTGTCGGTGTTCAACACCATTTTCTACACCGTGTTCGCGAGCATCGTGAAATTCGCGATCGGACTTTACCTGGCGCTGCTGCTCAACGAACGGCTGCCGTTCAAGTCGATGCTCCGCGCCATCGTGCTGTTGCCCTTCGTGGTGCCGACCGTGCTGTCCGCGATCGCCTTCTGGTGGATCTATGACAGCCAGTTCTCGATCATCTCCTGGGTGCTGATCAAAGCGGGCCTGTTGACCCACTACATCGATTTCCTCGGCGATCCCTGGAATGCGCGCTGGTCGGTCGTGCTCGCCAATATCTGGCGCGGCGTGCCGTTCGTCGCCATCACGCTGCTGGCGGGATTGCAGACCATCTCGCCCTCGCTCTACGAGGCCGCCAATCTCGACGGTGCCACCAACATGCAGCGCTTCCGCCATATCACGCTGCCGATGCTGTCGCCGATCATCGCTGTCGTGATGACGTTCTCGGTGCTGATGACGTTCACCGACTTCCAGCTGATCTACACCATCACGCGCGGCGGACCGATCAACGCCACGCATCTGATGGCGACGCTGTCGTTCCAGCGCGCCATCACCGGCGGCAATCTCGGCGAAGGTGCGGCGATCTCGAACGCGATGATCCCGTTCCTGGTCGCGGCAATTCTGCTGAGCTTCTTTGGACTTCAGCGCTCACGCTGGCAGCAGGGCGGGAGGGACTGA